A region of the Mytilus edulis chromosome 11, xbMytEdul2.2, whole genome shotgun sequence genome:
taaaatatctctcctttttaaaaaaattctaatatttcaagaaaaaatatcacaaaaggagatgttttattctaatgagagaaaggagaacgggggtaggagaaaggagaagagggtgggagaagggagaagggtaccccctgtcctccccctctaaTATGTGTACGCCATTTATCTCACTATCTTATATCAGTCACGTCTGCAGATTAGTATTCCatagaaaaacttaaaaatagaCATGCAAACAGAAATCACCGAtgaactgtcagaataatctgtcataaatCTGTTCTAAACTGTCCTAgaaactgtcaggatcagttccaGGGTAGAATTGTCCGAATCAGTTCGTGTAAATTCTGGTCGTATAACTGTCGGCAGAATTGTAAcgtgaatggagagttgtctcattggcacttatatcacttcttcttatatctatttagtaCACGAAGTTCAAGGATTTACAACAAGTCCCTAATATATGTACGCCATTTATCCCCCTATTTTTATCATATCTAGAAAACCAGTCACGTCCACAGATCGGTATTCcatagaaaaactaaaaaaaatagaaataatatgcCAACAGAAATCACTGATGACATTCATTACTTTAGATTGAGACAAGCTTATTACATAAAACCTAATTATATTTGCAAATAATATCAAGTTTTTGTGATTTCTGACAGTTGTGTATGAATCAATAAAATATAGATTGATAGATATACTAGTTGtactttttaaatgaaaagttgTATAACAAATTTTGTAGATgttctattatatatataaatcatatcgaagattaaaaagaaaagtggataaattTAAAGAGCAGAGAAGTGAGGGAAATATAAAGCGTTATATATCAGTTTTAACCTCACAGAATATCACAAATGAGTTTATAATTTAAAGAGCAGAGCAGTGAGGGAAATATAAAGCGTTATATATCAGTTTTAACCTCACAGAATATCACAAATAAGGTTATAATTTAAAGAGCAGAGAAGTGAGGGAATGTTAAGCGTTATATATCAGTTTTAACCTCACAGAATATCACAAATGAGGTTATAATTTAAAGAGCAGAGAAGTGAGAGAATGATAAGCGTTATATATCAGTTTTAACCTCACAGAATATCACAATTGAGGTTATGTTCGGTAGGGACAGTTTTTTCTTCTCAGAAAAATGCCAGTAACGAACCCccttacagtttttttttacaacgGTGCTTAACATACAGAGCATGCAACTCTCTACAAGAAGCATCGGATTTAACATACCCGTTGTAAACTGACGAGGCTACGTTTTTGCACATCCAGCACAGTCAAACAAACACCCCACTTTTGCAAGGGTTTAAATGCCTGACATTACAAGACAGAAGTGACCATATATCTATTCATTAGTCATCGTTATGTAAAAAAGTACAATCTAtgtgtaaaattattttattataaaactataATTCAAGTAAATAGAAATGGTTTCTCTGATGATATGtacaatgtgaactatattcaaataaaagtttaatacaTTAACACTATTGGTCTGTTTGTAGTTTCTGAACACAAGTAATTTCATAGATCCTATATCTCAGCACTAACATATCTTTTCACATCCGATATGACTGTACTTTCTTTGACCTTCAAAAAAGGGAATGAAATATATAAGATGTCTTTGTCAAagtgttaaaagtaaaatacacgTATTAGACCCCTATTATattcactgttttttttataactttttcttaTGTAattcttttatgttttattttttcttgaacACTGTCACCCCTGATTTATACTTCAGTTTCTATTCTTGTTTTTGTTTGCTTGTTTACAAAATAGTGTTGACGGCTGATATGGTCTATCCAATGTTTTGGGGAAtcttgtctttagttttttattcaaaatcatgcTTCGACTATGTGTCATTTAGTTAAGATAATTAAGAAATAACTAAAATATGACAAAGACATGAAAATTAAAGGTGTCTTGAAGTCCCTTGTTATGGACAAGTCCAACAGAAAAAGGCATGACTAACCAGCATTGCTGCAAATTTGGGTCGTTATATTCTTATGCTTTATGAGGCAAACAATAATTGCTAGTTAGACCGAGAGTCAAATACGGAGAGGAACTGAATTATTCGTGTTTAACAAGTACTAACACTACACTAACGATGAAAATAACTTACCCTGAATGAACTCTTGCAAGAGATGGATTATGTGGAATTTGTTTATAAGCTGAGAAATCAGGAACATTGCTTGGAACATTTCTGTCTTCAGATGGATGTGACAACGAGGCTAATGACctatcaaaaatataatatagcATTATTTTATATCCTGAGTCTTTGTAAATTCAATCATAAAATCTTGTCTTGATAATAAGGCGAAATATAATGTTCTTATCTTGAAAACAGATGCAAATGTAACTTAGTTGACCGAATGAGTTAGGACAATTGAAACAGTTCATGCCACTATGTCAAAGTAGAGCATGGGTCCTAACTATTCACACAATGTCCGGTAATGCACAGCAAACACAAAAAGCAAGGGAACAGCCTTTATATTGATGCTTACCCCGTGGGGGAAAGACAAACCTTTTGGTGACGCAAATTTAATACTGCTTTTAAGCCTgcataaatattttcaataaattgtgATATGCCTATTCTAACTAATCGATTTGGTGTCAAGATGATTGACAAAGTAATTTAACATGATTACTTTTTGAATGAACAATTGACATTGTCTAGACATTGCAACCACTAAAATTGTATTTTTCTGACCGCCAATATCGACCACAGGAAGAAGGTATCACTCTTCATTTCTTGCGTTCTAATATATTATAGAATATGTAAATGACCTAGATATAAACGTGCAAAAATCTTAATTATTTGAACTTTAAGACTACATACCCTGAGGGTGTAACCTGTAAAGGGTCAAATTCCTCGTCCCACCGGCCTCGATATGCATCGTCTAATTTTAAAGGTTCCAgtctaaaaaaaggaaaaagtaaTTAATATAGCATGACAGAATCCATAACTtatgaaattattgaaattagTCATCAATATGCATGTGAAGATATATTTGCTTGAGTGATTGATTACTGTAAGTTTTTactcatcaaatggcaaattcgGCACGTTTATTcggattttgaaaaaatataaaattaatcaaGACTTAAAATATGTCAAGGTTTGAACCAAATGTTTAACATCAACCAAATCCAATAAAAATTAAGGTAACACTATTAGCTCCAAAAACGTGCTGTAACAATACGTATTACATCTAGCACATAGACAGGGTTTTTAATTGACTGGGTTCACTTAATGTCCAATGGcaaacagtacatgtatatccaTGTAAAGAACATGGGGATTCTGTTGTACGTTCATGGTGAAGACTTCTGTTGCTCTCAAGAttttgttatttgtgttgttggtttgctgttgCATTGACGGTTGCCTCAAACCTCCTCTCCATTGTACTAGACTTGCACTTGGTTGTAATGCAAAAACCAATTACCCCAACCAGGTAATGATCATCTAGACCTCGGATCTACCATTCATAAATTCATTTACTTTAACAATGAAGCAGCAGTACTTCTGTACAAGTTGTCATATTACTAAGTGGTAAACTATGTCAGTTTGGTTTATTTCGTTACGGTTTAGGTTATGACGAGGGCTCAAAAAGAAAGTTAACTTTTAATGTATTTGGCGTTAAATGTTTTATCTGGCTTCGTTAAGTTCATGTAAGTAACGTGTCTTCGTATGTTTACAATGGCTTAAAAATAATACCCCAGTTAACGCTAAATAAAGGTTTGTCATACACAACACAATGTAATCATTCAAATTGTATGTGTTTTCTTTGAACTTCGGTATATATGTTGCATGCACAGTGAACTTATGGTACTAAAATGTACAATTTAAATAATCacaaatatacaaaaagaaatacttacgatttattgtttaaaatatacgTGGGATCTTCATTAATATACTTTAGATATGATGATGCATTGCTTTGCAATGacctaaaatacaaaaatatgtatattaacaCAAGGTACTCTTTTTAATTAGTTGCTCATGAAAGATACTCGCATATCCCTACACATAAAtagtgtaaaatatataacattagaaaaaatattttaaaaatctacTTTTCAaggaatactaaaaaaaaaatcaaaatgagcaAGTAACCCATATGTGCCGACAAGGTTTATAGTGTCTTACTATGTATGTGGCATCACGGCAATGTGAATCAAACTCAATGAAATATTAAGAGCAAATAATATAACATTGACCACAACTATTATAgtataaacggtaccaattttgctGCACCATATGGATTGCATTTGGACAAGCAATGTCTCGAAaccaaaatattgaaaagataAGGTAACAATCAGGAACTCAAGGCTATTACCCCTAGACGATAATTTAACTTATAAATCTTACCTATTATCGGCAATATATAACGGAAGTGACGACGTCGATCCTCGGAAGTTGTAGTTTGATAATGGACGGGACATATTTTTACTTTCTGATGTGTAGTATGTACTTCTAGTGTTGTTACTTGAAGAATCTGACCAATCAAGCTGGCTATTAGATGACCAGGATGAAGACTGTGATGAGCTGGATGATGATAAACCTTTGTATGGTAATTGTCtgaaataaaatgataaacattAAAGTATAAAGTCGATTAAAATAACCTTTAAAACGTGTAAAGGTGTGATGgaataagtgaaaaatattataaagctGTGTATAGAATTTGTCTGAAACAAAATGGGTCGAACATTATAGTATAAAGTACATAAAAATAACCTTTAAAATGTATGTGATGGCAGTGGCGGATTCAGGAAGTGTCCACGGTTTGAATCCCCATTTTTAACgataaataattttgaataagGACATACGTTTAGACACccattttaaaaatggaataGCTATCAGAACTAATCAAAGATACTGGACTTATTAATTTGTAAACCAGACTCTTCATAAGACTCGTGAGTAACGCTCGATTCAAAACAGTTGAAAAACATAGTTGTTTTCGTACGTGTATTTATACTACTGTAACAGTTACTATACCTTACAATTATGAATAGGATGCAAGCTTTGGCCCTCTCTTAAAGTTGTTTGTATTATTTCCTTACCTGTGTCTACTTATTTCCTACCAATGAGATGCATTAAtagttttgtttcattttcatgtttttcaaattataaactttCTAATGGTGAATCTATtccactgtttttttgttttttcttcaaggTTAAAAGTCAAAGATATATTTTACGACAACCCTTTGGCTACTACACATTCAATTACATTATTGAATTATCAAAAACAGCCAGTAGCATTTTAATCGATAAGATCTTTCATTCatgtaaacaattttaataaacaattacaaaatcattaaaaatatgtttgacattaagaaaacaaaacatttaccaCAAGTAATTCAAACTATTTGACCGCATAgcataatatttgtttaaatataccgAATCTGGGATTTGattccccccccttttttttttataaaaaaaaaaacaccaaatggTGCCATTATTGAAAATAGCATTTTGTGAATTGTTGAATTAAACAGCTTTAATAGACTATCacacattggcactcacatcacatcttcctatatctatctctCAATTATTTATCAGCTAAATAgttgttatttttaataaagaCAGGTTGAGTTATTGCCACTCGGAATTTTAATAGACCGAAGTTGAAAAACTATCCTTTAACGTTAATAAAATCATgctaattttgttgtttttacacTCGTTAATACCCACAGGACGTACCATTTTGCACATTTTAGCCGAGTAATTAATTTTTAGGGATCACACAAATCCCCTCTCTTATGAACTGAACACGATCGTATCAAATCTAGGCCgctggttggttttttttctacaaatcaTATGACATGCACTTtatgcatattcagaacgagaacaatttgacaaatttgaaaaaatgtaaagGAAAGAATATGTTGTAGCAATTAATGACACAAAATCGCTACACGTACATTAAAACCCCAACATTTGATTGTTGTTAttcatatataatttattgtgaAGACTTTAACACAGGACAAAAACTCTCACCTCCCTGCAAGTTCAAAAAGGTCTCTAACCTCTTTTTGTCGATCATGGTATAGCTTGACGTTAAGCACAGAGCAATGAATCATTTATAGAAATCACGAGACggtaaaaattaaaacagaatgaatttgaaaatttgaaaaatgtatttttgtctcatttatcttttattttatgaatGCGAGATGTCACCTCGTTCCCATTGATTAATTATATTATTAAGGAATTTAGGATTTCGTTTTTAATtagaataattttgaattaaaattccaAATCATTTGTTTAATAAATTATTGGTATGCGTTTTCAAATGTCATCATATTTCAAAGATGACACCGACCTAATGGGACTGTCATATACTATTATAtaaattatcaatcaatcaatcaacaccAGATGCTTCTAGATTatgaattaaaaaacaaacttcgtactttattttgcttcttctttttttttttttttttttttttggattcgagcgtcactgacgagtcttttgtagacgaaacgcgcgtctggcgtatatataaaatttagtcctggtatctatgatgagtttatttactgtaCATAGAGGCACCCATATAGTCACGCACTGTCTTCGTCATAAGGCAGGTGTCGGTTTAATATGTCCGATCATAAATCGTTCCCAATCTTTATAAAATCGTGAAAAAAGGCGGAAAATACCAAAgggaaaaataacaataatttgtttgaaaagaGACTGATAGAACCATCATGACACAAAAATCCGCAAAACACTACAAGGAAAACACAGGACTGAGCAACACGGTTGATATAGCAAGTACTCCAAAGGGACAGCAGAttgtgctccacatgtggcactcgtcatATTGCTCCTtgtaagaataaattaaacagaatCGACCACCAATTTGTCCAAATGACAGTAACATTACGACATAATATAATATAACCACTGAAAAGATTTCAACCTATGGATAGTCTAAAAACACACGATATATCCCGATTTAGTCAGACTGTCAAAATAATATCTGATAACAAGTAAATGCGAATCGAGAATTCATCGCAAATAATGCACACTAAAAAAGCaacaacaacacaaacaaaaccTTTCTCTCATATTATTTGGATATGATTTTAACAAGCATTATACATAGTGGGGAAACTAGTATGTATCTTTTATCTAAAgacaaaaaacatttcaaaaaatgttCAGCGTATATTGCACTACATGTtcctacattttttttacaattttctaaaCCACAATTAACAAGGTGCCACATTGGAATCAGTGCCTGCACATTTAATTCCGACATTATATAAATATTCTTGAAAATGTTACCGAGATTTCAGGGCGTTGTTACATAACCGTCATGATTGACAATACACTACGTTTTCCTATTATTTATTGAGATAATGACAACTTATTGACTATTTACGTACAATATTAATCATTCAAAGTTATGGAATGTTTCACAAAAAGtgattttgaacatgtttaatgGCATTTTCTCAAGAATTAATACTTtgacttttaagcaccgcattttgggctatttcgtgggggtcagtttttattggtggaggaagccggagtgcccggagaaaaccaccgatcTTCGGTAgtaaaactaacaatcctagtcaattaagattagagtcgagtgcacccgcacgagcggggttcgaactcacaacctcagtgttgactgactagtgattacagtagtaaatACTTAGACCACTTGCCCACCGAGGCCCCCAGAATTAATAGAAATCATAGTAAAAGCCAGAAAACgatgattttcatttttgtttttgccattatTCCTTAATGTTTTGGAAAATACATTTGATTATTCTCTTCTTAAATCTATCAACTTTCTCTATTCTCAATTAGTTTGTCTTCTATTCTTCTGAGCTTTTTGTCGACTGATAGCAGAATAAGTCTTTTATACATGTAGATGAAAAAAGATTTATATGTGGTGAATAATAATTATTACCTGTTTACAATGTTCTTATCtaaatttttttgttaaacaattttgGATTCTAAATTTCACTTGGTTCTGATATGTGAATTGCTACTTAATTTTAATATCTGGTGTATACAGAATTAACAAAACACGAATCAAATTCATGGTAAAAGCCTTATGTTACTCAATATACCCATTTAAAACAATAGAAAACATGTTATAGTTTAATGTTTGATAGTTCTGAATTAAGGTTCAAATGAATTAAGAGCCAATCCGCCAGAAAACCATGCAATATTCAGAAAATCGTCCAAATCGACAATCACAACTTgacaaatttttatatatcatctCAATCCttcacataaaataaaaaaaaatggctactTAATTTTCGCCAGAATCAtatctatttttagtaacagcCTCATTTGCATAATTATGTAAATTCATTCGAAAACCAAGGAAAAATCCAACTTTTAATGCCTTTTAAGAACTACCCAGAAGCATATTAAATGGGGAAGTTGAGTTTTTAGAGTAATGTCAGCTGGAACCCATTCATTTTACTATGTTCTGGtcaatacaaatgaaaatttaaactaTTTGGCACATTGCCAGGAGCACGGACGCAAAGGctagatttttcatacatgaATTTACATGACTTTTACTTGCTTCTAACTTGCAAGACCCATTCCATATATGTTTGCAACTTATATTAGTTTTAATTATGGTGTATTTTTTATAATAGATTAAAATATTAAGCTTGGCAAATGACTATTACATGTTAATTTTTGCCTTGGAAGAATGGTGATTTTAGTCGTCATCTTTATTTCCTGTCAGTGGtaaacatgtaaatgaaaaatatgaaaaaaagtggtatgattgccaattagaatAGATGACATACAACTTATATGTAAGCTATAAGTCTTCATAtgccatatggccttcaacaatgcacaaGACCAATACTGCATATCTATTCAGCCATAAAAGGCCAAAAAAttggaaaatgaaaaaatatgaaagctAACAGCCTgatctatacatgtacatgtatgttttgtgaTTTTCAGATCTAGACTCACAACTAACTGAACTTTACAGCAGTCAACATCGGATTGGAAGACTGATAATGCTTCTGACAGAAACAATTTCAACCAACCAAACAAGTAACAGAAACTTTGCATCTTTAAAACACTACTTACATCTTCCATGGGATGATGTTCCAAAAAATAACATTAATGAAGATTTTTATGTTATGGATTTTCTTTTACAAGAAAGTTAATGTACacttgtttttataataaaacctTGCTGTTCAAGtatcaaaaaaacatttaactttATTGAAATTTGAAGATTCATATgacttgttttaattttgttatttctcaGGATGTCATGTAGAggtacagtcatgacagtaatCTAAACAGCTATTCAATTTCATTCaaaattctttgaaaatttgGCACTAGTAAATATAAACTGAAGTAATTTGTTTTTCGTCTAGTTATGGATTTTTTATGGCCAGTAACAAAGTAGTCGGTGccttaagttttacccttgtacTAAAATACCGATTTTCCGTAATTCCATAATTCAGTCATTCCgaaacaaaccattatacagtgtttttttatgccccacctacgatagtagaggggcattatgttttctggtctgtgcgtccgttcgtccgtccgtctgttcgttcgttcgttcgttcgtccgtctgtcccgcttcaggttaaagtttttggtcaaggtagtttttgatgaagttgaagtccaatcaacttgaaacttagtacacatgttccttatgatatgatctttcttattttaaagccaaattaaacttttgaccccaatttcacggtccactgaacatagaaaatgaaagtgcatgtttcaggttaaagtttttggtcaaggtagtttttgatgaagttgaagtccaatcaacttgaaacttagtacacatgtttgttccctatgatattatctttctaattttaatgcctaattatcttttttatccaatttcaaggtccattgaacatggaaaatgatagttcgagtggggcatccgtgtactttggacacattcttgttctaaaCGCCATAGATATTGgcctgatttttggtatgtaagttgactatgatgagttacagatcaagtataAGTTTTGTTCCACTCCCCTAATTTCTGTTGAAATTACccgctatggactttgataaattgttgaaaatcacagttatatgcACTTTTTTCCTAAaagctttcagatattgggctgatttttggtatgtgagttacagatcaagttaaagtttcgTCATGCTACCCTAATATTTGCTGTAAtttcgggctttggactttgaaaaattttggaaaaTCAAAGTTATATGGACCTTTCTTCTATtaaaatgctttcagatattgggctgatttttggtatgtgagctaaccatgatgagttacatatcaagtttaagtttcgttccgctgtGTAATTTTTTCCAGAATTAAGggttttaaactttgaaaattgttcaaaattcacaTTTATATGGACATTTTTGTATATGCCTCCAGATTTAGagctgatttttttatatgtgagacaACCATCATGTTTgtatccacatgtgttattgaaattgcagattttcaaatttttgagacGTAGCCTTTCGTGTTGCTTTCACACATCTTGTTTAAGATACATTTATGATTATCATTTTTGTATTGACTACATTACAGTAGATGCATTTatgattttcatgtttttattgaCCACATTGCAGCAACGTAGATATATAGGTACCTGGCAAATATTACCTTGTTAGCATACTAGGCTCAAAGGGCCATAAAAAGTCCATCTCTTAGTGTCTGTTAAAATCATCTCTATATTGCAACTGTTTACAGTTTTCTCTTTTAAaccattattttaaaaactttagaaGAAGTATcatacacatatgtgtatatatatatatatatatacaactcgtctaaacatcaacccaacaatgttagatctgtaaatttgctttcgcaaatttttggttcttccctcgccgggattcgaaccaatgctactgtgatatcgtgacacccagtcgcctgcactgcagcatatatatatattgtaaaactaTCAAAATGTCAAGATCTTTTACTACCCaaaatttttctgtaaaattggGACGTAACATCTATGAGCTATTGTCCCTGAAGtgtgtaaaggagtaggtccggtaagaccactttttggccccaaaatataacagttttacaaaattgttaaaatgtaaactttaagttatttattggacagttgaatgcttctgctacataaaaatgggctgtttttgacaatacaatgcacatttatcgggttgtagcaccattaagtcatgctaaattactgaaatcttcaatatattctatcattttagttaaattttagatggtttccgtgttaaacgaaagtggccacattcgtgttcattcttaatattgaaatgtaagttgtattttatgataatacataacatatataaaggttgtggatgaacacagatgcgaccactttcatttttgacaaaaaccatctaaaaagtgacgttttttggcatatattTGAGAGATTTTGCATATTCAAGCAAGAATCTGATTGTCttaaatgactaaatcagttaaaatctttcacatttactaattgaatcaagtgaaatagacacttaagtgtttaaaaagtggtcaaaatctttcgtcagatgaaactgaaatttgaggccaaaatgagtccttaccggaccttctcctttacaAATTTTCAGAGTTTTCTGCTAATATCAGACAGCTATTTCAATATGATATAAGAAAATATTGCAAAAGTGGTCagaaaaacttatttttacagTCTGAACTTAttctgaattgttttaaatttattgctaatgaattatgtgttttttatcGTTTTGAGGTGCACAATTTGTTAATTCAAGCTATTTCGGCTCCTGGGAGCCTCTAGATTTGTAATGaataatttgtatttgtatatgatttttttcttaatgtatTAAATGAAACATTAATTAATCTTTTCCTTTTGTTGTTATACTTATTTATAAATCCAGATCTTATAATATGTCAGATTTTAAAAATTAGACGGCAAAATTGAGAAAATTTGAATATGCAGGCTACCCCATTTTGTTGTGGCATATACTAGACACCAACATTATTTGCCgagcttaatattttttttgattgaGTATATATAGTTATACTTTGCAAGTAGATATGTTGTTTTACAATAATAAACGGGTCTTGGAGTATTTTGGCTCTTAAAGATGACCAAAATCAGCCATTTTGGACTTGAAGCTAAATAGAACATATTGAAATGGTTAGATTATACATACACTTTATAGACAGCATTGTTATTTCTATGCATTCTTACACTTAAAGTAATGTATTACTAGGAACAACtatcaaaaaattataaatattgccatgtttttttatttaaaccatCAAAATATGCCAAAAAAGGCTTATTTTTTACGTTTTCGAGCAATTTCAGCTGTTTAAAGATGGCgcctaaaaaaaatcaagatcggttcaaaatttccaaaaaaaaatttgtgtggTTAATAACATCAATAAGGTGCACCAATGTGCCAAGTATGAACTCATTTGGCAAAATTGGCATTCGGACggttttgcatggttttctggcAGATTGGCTCTTAAA
Encoded here:
- the LOC139496093 gene encoding uncharacterized protein, encoding MGTNNIVLLTESPSETRLNESNIHNGILNGTVTGQDDFMTKTELSIQELVIIGACATVAFLSIIAVILRICMPMIRKQNKVIQTECKYTEQVVSKEKRYGQLPYKGLSSSSSSQSSSWSSNSQLDWSDSSSNNTRSTYYTSESKNMSRPLSNYNFRGSTSSLPLYIADNRSLQSNASSYLKYINEDPTYILNNKSLEPLKLDDAYRGRWDEEFDPLQVTPSGSLASLSHPSEDRNVPSNVPDFSAYKQIPHNPSLARVHSGSKKVQSYRM